A genomic window from Carassius auratus strain Wakin chromosome 19, ASM336829v1, whole genome shotgun sequence includes:
- the gdf6b gene encoding growth/differentiation factor 6-B — protein sequence MCSNGVSGVFLTFALLLPFLCVHSINPLFPTASRGMKVSKTVPADGHRRAKYSKGTLSASQLSGDVQSQRAIKDAVEPHDYMISIYKTFSAAEKLGLNASFFRSSKAANTITSFVDEGQDDLLNSPLWRQKYLFDVSTLSENVELLGAELRIYTKISGSFRASETGPVEIQLLCCQSHTVLDSKTLDLEDAHKPKWEVFDVWEVFKERRRHSHGTRFCLELKATLDNPEREVDLEYLGFHRHGRPQLKKAILVVFTRSKKRQSLFYEKREKIKLWGLDSLGKEKGPHSKPRRRRRTTLPNRHGKRHGKKSKSRCSKKPLHVNFTELGWDDWIIAPLDYEAYHCEGMCDFPLRSHLEPTNHAIIQTLMNSMNPSNMPPSCCVPSKLSPISILYIDAGNNVVYKQYEDMVVESCGCR from the exons ATGTGTTCTAATGGAGTCTCAGGTGTATTTTTGACTTTTGCGTTGCTTTTGCCTTTTCTTTGCGTTCACTCAATAAATCCTCTGTTTCCAACCGCATCCAGAGGCATGAAAGTGTCTAAAACTGTTCCTGCCGATGGCCACAGAAGAGCCAAATACAGCAAAGGTACATTGTCAGCATCACAGTTATCAGGAGACGTCCAGTCACAGCGGGCGATCAAGGATGCAGTTGAACCTCATGATTACATGATCTCCATCTACAAGACCTTTTCCGCGGCTGAGAAACTGGGACTCAACGCGAGCTTTTTCCGCTCGTCAAAAGCAGCAAACACCATAACGAGTTTTGTGGACGAGGGTCAAG ATGACCTTTTGAACTCCCCACTGTGGAGGCAGAAATACTTATTCGATGTATCGACTCTTTCTGAAAACGTGGAGCTCTTGGGTGCTGAACTGAGGATATACACAAAGATCTCCGGAAGCTTCCGAGCGTCTGAGACGGGCCCGGTGGAGATACAGCTGCTCTGCTGCCAGTCGCACACGGTCCTTGATTCCAAAACCTTGGATCTGGAGGACGCGCATAAACCGAAATGGGAGGTTTTTGACGTATGGGAGGTTTTTAAGGAACGTCGGCGCCACTCCCACGGGACGCGCTTCTGTCTGGAGCTCAAGGCGACGCTAGATAATCCTGAGAGGGAAGTCGACTTGGAATATCTTGGATTTCACAGACATGGCCGTCCGCAACTAAAGAAAGCCATATTGGTTGTTTTCACGAGGTCTAAAAAGAGACAAAGCCTTTTCTATGAAAAAAGGGAGAAGATAAAGCTGTGGGGTTTGGATAGTCTCGGGAAGGAGAAAGGACCGCACTCGAAGCCCCGACGGAGAAGACGGACCACTTTACCCAACCGTCATGGCAAGAGGCATGGCAAAAAGTCTAAATCTAGGTGCAGCAAAAAGCCTTTGCATGTGAATTTCACGGAGCTGGGTTGGGACGACTGGATCATCGCTCCATTAGACTATGAGGCCTATCACTGTGAGGGAATGTGTGACTTCCCTCTCCGATCTCACCTGGAGCCCACCAATCATGCCATTATACAAACTCTCATGAACTCCATGAACCCCAGCAACATGCCGCCCAGCTGTTGCGTCCCGTCCAAACTCAGTCCCATCAGCATCCTGTACATCGACGCAGGAAATAACGTGGTATACAAGCAGTATGAGGACATGGTGGTGGAGTCCTGCGGCTGCAGGTGA